A window of Deltaproteobacteria bacterium genomic DNA:
ATGAATGTACCGAATTGGCAAGCGGAGCGAATAAGTGCTTCAAACCCAACGGGCTTTGTGGTGACGTGGTACCTCCCTGTCTTTCGTCGAACCCGGCAGACTGGACAGGTTGTTTGGCCGATTCCGCTAATCATTGCAGCCTTGAAGATGGGCATTCATATTGTGCTGAGCCAACGCCTTTGGCTGACGGGGTCGATCCAGCTTTCGCTCTCTGCGTTGATGCCGGCGGCGGAACCGGACTGTGTTTCCAATTTTGTGAGAGGCCCGATGGTACTGAACTCGACTGCGGTGCAGGAGCCGTTTGCGAGCGCCCAGACGACATCGTTTTGTATCTCGACGTAGCATTGGACGCGGGCGGCAATTACGCGCCATGCAGTGTGGAGGCAGACTGCCAACCCTTTAATTCTGCCGATGACAGTTCTTACGCATGTGTCGCCCTGACTATCGGCGATTATTGTGCCAGGCCTTTAAAGCAGTGTGTCTCAGTTTCTTCCGGAAACTGATTTGGCGGTTTGTGCGGGCCTGCCCGGAGGAGTACCATATTTAAGGATATCACAGTGGAAGTGCCGGGGAAGGCGTAGATGAAGAGATACAGTTGTTTATGCCTTATGCTCATAATAGGGCTTTGGTGTTCTCCAGTTTGGTGTTTCGCTGACACTCTCAGTGTATCCCCAAATGGGTCTTCAGCGATTGGTCATCAAGTTGAGTTCCTCGAAGATCCAGATGGAACCCTAAGCATAGAACAAATTATTTCCGGTCAAATCACAGAGGTAAGCTCTGGGGGTGATGTCTATACATGGAAAAAAGCTGATTCAGAGGTTCCCAATTTTGGTTACTCCACGTCCATCTTTTGGGGGCGACTTGTTCTCGATTTTGCCGAGGTCGGCCAAGGCAAGAGATGGCTTTTAGAAAATAAGTGGCCCCATGTTGATGAACTTACCATCGTTTTAGCTTCGATGGACGGTGTTGAACTCGACCGTCAGACAGCAGGGCTAGGAACTGCGTATTCACAGCGGCGCTTTCGTCACAGAAATATCGTTTTCCCGGTTGATGTTCTGGCGGGGGAAAAGGTTCAGCTCTTTATTCGAATAGAGAGCGGCAATGCATTACAGTTCCCGTTGGTTTTTTGGGAGCGAGAGTCGTTCTTGGTAAACGACCATGACGAGCAATTCGTTTTTGGGATGTTCTACGGAATCCTGCTCGTGATGCTGCTCTACAATTTATTCATCTACTTTGGCGTTCGCGAAACATCCTATCTTGATTACGTGTTGTTCATTGGGTCTATTGCCCTTATCCAGCTTGATGTAAACAAGTTTTCTTTTGAATACCTGTGGCCGGAATCACCCTGGTGGTCGATGCGCAGTGTTCCTATTCTGACGTCATTGGCAGTCGTGGTTAGCGTCCGGTTTGTCGTGAATTTTCTTAACGCGGACCATTTTGCGCCGCGCATGGGAAAATTTCTCCGCGGATGCGCGTATCTTTCAGTGCCCGGTTTAGTGATACCGCTTTTCGTTCCCCATAAATTTGCGGCAATTTATTGTTTGGGCCTAGGTGGCGTGGGCGCCGCGGGTTTACTGGTGACAACAGCCCACGTTATGCGGCAAGGTTATCAACCGGCCAAATTCTTTTTAATCGCCTGGGGTACTTTTCTCTCTGGTGCCGTGGTTCTTATTTTACGGAACTTTGGAGTCTTGCCGGTTTCCTTCCTAACAACCTACGGTCTGCAAATAGGCATCGCGCTTGGCGTCTTGTTGCTTTCGTTCTCACTGGCGGCCCGTATCCGCACAATGAAGGAAGAGAAGAAGAGGGTAGAAAAAGAAGCGCTTCGTTCTCAGATGGAAGCGCTGCAGCATGCCGAAGAGTCTAACCGAATCAAAGGTGAGTTTTTGGCCAATATCTCCCATGAATTGCGAACGCCTCTCAATGCTCTGTGTAATATTCCGAGTGCCTTACTGCGCGACTATGAAGATGTGCCTGTTTGGCATTGTTCGGCGTGTGGTTCGATGTTTGAAGGCGACCGTCAAGGCGACTCAGGTGAAACTCTCACTTGCCCCGATTGCAGCTACGGAGGACTGGCCTTTACGAGCCGGGTAATCTGTTCAGGAGAGCATGCTGAACACCAACACTTCCTTCAGCGCCTTGAAACACAGGCTGCGCAGCTTCTACACCTCATTGACGATGTGCTTAATTTCTCCGACTCAGGAGACGATTCAGTCCAACTGAATTGCTCGAAGTTTAAGCTCACGGGCTTCATGACGGATATCCTCGACCATTCAAATAGGCGTGCCCACGAAAAGGGCATCTCCGTCTCGCATAATGCGGTGGATTGGAGTGGAGAGTTTTGCGCAGACCGGGAAAAGCTCGCGAAAGTCGTAACGAATATCTTGGAGAACGGCCTCAAATTTACGCCGGAAGGTGGCCGGGTCGATATTATATGGGGTCAGATGGTTGAGGAAGGAAGGCCGGTTATCCGGTGTGAGATCCGAGACACAGGCATTGGTATCGCCTCCGTGGATCACGACATGATTTTTGAAAGCTTCTCTCAGGTTAACAGTTCTCATACTCGTACTTTCGGCGGTGC
This region includes:
- a CDS encoding sensor histidine kinase, which encodes MKRYSCLCLMLIIGLWCSPVWCFADTLSVSPNGSSAIGHQVEFLEDPDGTLSIEQIISGQITEVSSGGDVYTWKKADSEVPNFGYSTSIFWGRLVLDFAEVGQGKRWLLENKWPHVDELTIVLASMDGVELDRQTAGLGTAYSQRRFRHRNIVFPVDVLAGEKVQLFIRIESGNALQFPLVFWERESFLVNDHDEQFVFGMFYGILLVMLLYNLFIYFGVRETSYLDYVLFIGSIALIQLDVNKFSFEYLWPESPWWSMRSVPILTSLAVVVSVRFVVNFLNADHFAPRMGKFLRGCAYLSVPGLVIPLFVPHKFAAIYCLGLGGVGAAGLLVTTAHVMRQGYQPAKFFLIAWGTFLSGAVVLILRNFGVLPVSFLTTYGLQIGIALGVLLLSFSLAARIRTMKEEKKRVEKEALRSQMEALQHAEESNRIKGEFLANISHELRTPLNALCNIPSALLRDYEDVPVWHCSACGSMFEGDRQGDSGETLTCPDCSYGGLAFTSRVICSGEHAEHQHFLQRLETQAAQLLHLIDDVLNFSDSGDDSVQLNCSKFKLTGFMTDILDHSNRRAHEKGISVSHNAVDWSGEFCADREKLAKVVTNILENGLKFTPEGGRVDIIWGQMVEEGRPVIRCEIRDTGIGIASVDHDMIFESFSQVNSSHTRTFGGAGLGLAVSRELLRLHDGQIWVESELGKGSRFIFTIPGDLPPS